In the Neomonachus schauinslandi chromosome 13, ASM220157v2, whole genome shotgun sequence genome, one interval contains:
- the LOC110581281 gene encoding uncharacterized protein LOC110581281 — MGSPAGPLERRRVNEEKPHCLGFPPSLWHSYWPLDAELFKKAVPYHCLGCIWSPRDKKGKGHLAPTVGCRFEDAWQKMLIPENAVGFFMDEVPADFALAYTAVRRLHQVPPHLPGEQSASAGLPGSRRRPGSEGLVGGRPGPPEVRAVLRGRAEHLPPPPLACGCPSVLGGGLSVVRAVWPGVRPCARARCRPPLVGALPAPLPPRPCLRRAQGWHCGRGRRAVTPALHTLKPGRASGGGVNGPAVSQEHAGLVAGAPGSRSAVRGRVQASVKGRFLCFSREFACWKPRAWEGVSGTRATAVAPEGPRKTSRHHPDGGGELNTGTSRRDPGWLLGVTDSPIPG, encoded by the exons ATGGGGTCCCCCGCAGGTCCCCTGGAGAGAAGG AGAGTGAATGAGGAGAAGCCGCACTGCCTGGGGTTCCCTCCCAGCCTGTGGCACAGCTATTGGCCCCTGGATGCA GAGCTGTTCAAGAAGGCGGTGCCCTACCACTGCCTGGGCTGCATCTGGTCCCCGCGGGACAAGAagggcaaggggcacctggctcccACCGTGGGCTGCCGCTTCGAGGATGCAT GGCAGAAGATGCTGATCCCAGAGAATGCTGTAGGGTTCTTCATGGATGAAGTGCCTGCGGACTTCGCACTAGCTTACACGGCGGTGCGGCGGCTGCATCAggtccctccccacctgccaggGGAGCAGTCCGCTT CGGCGGGCCTTCCCGGGAGCAGGCGGCGGCCAGGTAGCGAGGGTTTGGTTGGGGGGCGTCCCGGCCCTCCAGAAGTCCGCGCAGTGCTGCGGGGACGCGCTGAGCACCT gccgccgcccccgctcGCGTGTGGCTGCCCTTCGGTTTTGGGAGGCGGGCTGAGCGTCGTTCGTGCGGTGTGGCCGGGCGTCCGGCCGTGTGCGCGTGCGCGGTGCCGGCCCCCGCTGGTCGGTGCGCTGCCCGCGCCGCTGCCTCCCCGGCCGTGTCTGCGGCGGGCCCAGGGCTGGCACTGCGGGCGGGGCCGCCGCGCCGTAACCCCGGCGTTGCACACGCTCAAGCCAGGCCGGGCCTCCGGGGGCGGGGTGAACGGGCCCGCTGTCTCCCAGGAACACGCAGGCCTGGTGGCCGGGGCTCCGGGGAGCCGCAGCGCCGTGCGCGGGCGCGTTCAGGCTTCTGTAAAGGGCAGGTTTCTTTGCTTCTCTAGGGAGTTTGCCTGCTGGAAACCGCGCGCCTGGGAGGGCGTCTCAG GAACGAGGGCAACGGCTGTTGCCCCGGAGGGGCCCAGAAAAACTTCCCGCCACCATCCAGACGGAG GTGGAGAGCTCAACACTGGTACGAGCAGGCGAGACCCGGGCTGGCTGCTCGGGGTGACAGACTCCCCAATTCCAGGTTAA
- the DIPK1B gene encoding divergent protein kinase domain 1B: MRRLRRLAHLVLFCPFSKGLQGRLPGLRVKYVFLVWLGVSVGSWMVYVHYSSHAELCRGHVCQVVICDQYRKGIISGSICQDLCNLHKVEWRTCLSSVPGQQVYSGLWQGKEVTIKCGIEEGLDPKARSDPAPRQDLVLFDKPTRGTSIKEFREMTLSFLKANLGDLPSLPALVGQVLLMADFNKDSRVSLAEAKSVWALLQRNEFLLLLSLQEEHASRLLGSCGDLYVTEGVPHSSWHGAALPPLLRPLLPPALHAALQRWLGPAWPWRAKIAIGLLEFVEELFHGAYGTFYMCETTLANVGYTAKYDFKMADLQQVAPEAAVRRFLRGRHCERSSDCTYGRDCRAPCDKLMRQCKGDLIQPNLAKVCELLRDYLLPGAPADLHEELGKQLRTCTTLSGLASQVEAHHSLVLSHLKTLLWKKISNTKYS; encoded by the exons ATGCGGCGGCTGCGGCGCCTGGCGCACCTGGTGctcttctgccccttctccaaGGGCCTGCAG GGCCGGCTCCCGGGCCTCAGGGTCAAGTACGTCTTCTTGGTCTGGCTGGGCGTCTCTGTGGGCAGCTGGATGGTGTACGTGCACTACTCGTCCCACGCGGAGCTCTGCCGTGGGCACGTCTGCCAGGTGGTTATC TGTGACCAGTACCGCAAGGGCATCATCTCCGGCTCCATCTGCCAGGACCTGTGCAACCTGCACAAGGTAGAGTGGAGGACGTGCCTGTCCTCCGTCCCAGGCCAGCAG GTGTACAGTGGGCTGTGGCAGGGCAAGGAGGTGACCATTAAGTGCGGCATCGAGGAGGGCCTGGACCCCAAGGCCAGGTCGGACCCGGCCCCCCGGCAGGATCTGGTGCTGTTCGACAAGCCCACTCGGGGCACCTCAATTAAGGAGTTCCGGGAGATGACCCTCAGCTTTCTCAAG GCGAACCTGGGAGACCTGCCCTCCCTGCCCGCGCTGGTTGGGCAGGTCCTGCTCATGGCCGACTTCAACAAGGACAGCAGGGTGTCCCTGGCCGAGGCCAAGTCGGTGTGGGCCCTGCTCCAACGGAACGAGTTCCTGCTGCTGCTGTCCCTCCAGGAGGAGCACGCGTCCCGGCTGCTGGGCTCCTGCGGGGACCTCTATGTCACCGAGGGGGTCCCACACAGTTCCTGGCACGGGGCCGCTCTCCCGCCCCTCCTGCGCCCGCTGCTGCCCCCCGCCCTGCATGCAGCCCTGCAGCGGTGGCTGGGGCCCGCGTGGCCCTGGAGGGCCAAGATCGCCATCGGCCTGCTGGAGTTTGTGGAGGAGCTCTTCCATGGCGCCTACGGGACCTTCTACATGTGCGAGACCACGCTGGCCAACGTGGGCTACACGGCCAAGTACGACTTCAAGATGGCCGACCTGCAGCAGGTGGCGCCCGAGGCCGCCGTGCGCCGCTTCCTGCGGGGCCGCCACTGCGAGCGCAGCTCGGACTGCACCTACGGCCGGGACTGCAGGGCCCCCTGTGACAAGCTCATGAGGCAGTGCAAGGGCGACCTCATCCAGCCCAACCTGGCCAAGGTGTGCGAGCTGCTACGGGACTACCTGCTGCCCGGTGCCCCCGCCGACCTGCACGAGGAGCTGGGCAAGCAGCTGCGCACCTGCACGACGCTGAGCGGGCTGGCCAGCCAGGTGGAGGCCCACCACTCGCTGGTGCTGAGCCACCTCAAGACCCTGCTCTGGAAGAAGATCTCCAACACCAAGTACTCATGA